A single Pedobacter sp. PACM 27299 DNA region contains:
- a CDS encoding DUF5007 domain-containing protein has protein sequence MNNKYSFTSFYMLFIGIAVMMTVSCKKDLPDDRLALGSDAIFTASLYSPVLGRNTLFTDNFNSGTGSGLPLDFKIINMRRRDGSPAPELTENFPVTVWKKAYTGKETSLEEIESKRAVENHPLFEIRQHSGQFLMWSNSNSSFVKARPDSGYVFDVEVSNSGGRRYFRDFKLMPYRERAFEPSNLDPITGQAQSLGVMISEMSNLKGERSFISPYDIEAVFNKKNSTGNSLTFKFKDSLNNAIDPALFNTTKWKELVHGFNMKMTKEAVTYDVSYPIPSVEFPTIYTNPSGTRSRAVFRYERLGYGNSLIQAYMAMDFSIYERGDWEIIFKFKGERPKFTND, from the coding sequence ATGAACAATAAATACTCATTCACATCATTCTATATGCTTTTCATAGGGATTGCAGTAATGATGACTGTATCCTGCAAAAAGGACCTTCCTGATGACCGTTTGGCATTGGGATCGGATGCCATTTTTACAGCAAGCCTCTATAGCCCTGTATTAGGGCGTAATACCCTTTTTACCGATAATTTTAATTCTGGTACAGGTTCAGGCCTACCACTGGATTTTAAGATTATCAATATGCGCAGAAGAGATGGTTCTCCAGCGCCTGAACTGACAGAAAACTTTCCTGTTACCGTCTGGAAGAAAGCTTATACCGGTAAGGAGACTTCATTAGAAGAAATTGAATCCAAACGTGCAGTAGAAAATCACCCGCTTTTTGAAATTCGTCAGCACTCTGGTCAGTTTCTTATGTGGTCAAATTCAAATTCTTCCTTTGTTAAAGCACGTCCTGATTCAGGCTATGTGTTTGATGTGGAAGTTTCTAACTCTGGTGGTAGGAGGTATTTCAGAGATTTTAAACTGATGCCATATAGAGAACGGGCTTTTGAGCCTTCTAACCTTGATCCAATTACGGGCCAGGCACAATCACTGGGGGTAATGATTTCTGAGATGTCCAATCTGAAAGGCGAGCGGAGTTTTATCAGCCCTTATGACATTGAAGCTGTTTTTAACAAGAAAAACAGTACAGGTAATTCGCTGACTTTCAAATTTAAAGATTCCCTGAATAATGCGATCGATCCGGCATTGTTTAACACCACCAAATGGAAAGAATTGGTACATGGATTTAATATGAAAATGACTAAGGAAGCGGTGACCTATGATGTGTCTTATCCCATTCCATCGGTGGAATTCCCTACCATTTACACCAATCCTAGTGGAACCAGATCAAGAGCCGTATTCCGATATGAAAGACTCGGTTACGGAAACAGTTTGATCCAGGCATATATGGCTATGGACTTCAGTATCTATGAACGTGGAGATTGGGAAATCATCTTCAAGTTTAAAGGAGAGCGTCCAAAATTTACCAATGACTAA
- a CDS encoding SusC/RagA family TonB-linked outer membrane protein, with the protein MKYLIIVFSLLLLCGFNKEVFAQQKQVIIQGTVFDKAEKIGMPGVNIQSGSPLKSVGVTNEKGQFSVSVPENAELFFKYIGYTTVRRKSDSKSKMSIYLAEEQSALKETVIIGYQTKTKETSTGSSVVITAKMIQDVPVANLMELIQGKVPGLNVQNNNGSPGMRGSINLRGLSSINVQESGGSAFLTPTSPLFVIDGVPIEDTETFDYGFQQSGPGISPLSLIPAEDVERIEILKDAQATALYGSRGAYGVILITTKRGNSKVPIIKYVSNYFMNTIPKLRDVIGGRGERDMRVNQILMNDSSYYHAMQMINGSPFLADSLNSFYNNSTDWQSYFFRRTYNQSHNVDISGGDNTFNYKVNTGYYDEKGIVENTGLSRVSLNMNMQYQPSQKFRMFASISNALAKNSKGSGNGLLQKKAADGGSQSSLLPAPSQYTSVNSVLASKQTQNENKTINMVANMDLRYEFLKNLAASTSFSYTYASGTEDNFVPAAINNNAGELYLYNDKKVALYNRNTLAYNLSIAEKHNINATVFNELTSTKFSADAMINRNTVNDYIHGPTMGYSYPFSPGGTLDNFFDRRSVAFAGSFSYNYMQKYVLDLSYRLDGTSTNGPESGYAKNPSIGARWNFSKEDWLSKISWLDYASLRASYGSNIVPTGTIYDVYGRYVSSGNYNNNPTVSLDLRTVPNIALEPKSTTTYNLGFDAGVFNNRVNVVFDTYWKYVDNELRGKELATMNSFEKISTNEMSFMVRGYELAINFKPLSNNSKLNWTIGINGDYRKEILTGLPDGVRQFMIKDANTGQNILYRLGRNTLSNVLLNTNGVYSNTADVPVDPITGLRYRTGTGGNVKYFQGGDPRWTDLNGDYVLDDRDLVSVGTAQPSMVGGINSSMIYKQFSLNINLSYTYLRDILNNAAAQRFQNFGFPTSLKSLTPLVEYNFWINPGDVATYPNPFDFTRQAVIRPFRYDQTLFQEDGSYLKINDVTFGYTFKKELTKRFGITGLRLYLTGRNLYTFTNYSGPNPESVDALGRDDSGGYPNSRSYTFGLNVQF; encoded by the coding sequence ATGAAGTATCTAATTATAGTGTTTTCTTTACTCCTGCTCTGCGGCTTTAATAAAGAGGTATTTGCGCAGCAGAAGCAAGTGATCATACAGGGAACTGTTTTTGATAAGGCCGAAAAAATCGGAATGCCCGGCGTTAACATTCAGTCCGGGAGCCCATTGAAAAGTGTGGGGGTGACGAATGAGAAGGGACAATTTTCTGTGAGTGTTCCAGAAAATGCAGAACTGTTTTTTAAATATATTGGCTATACCACGGTTAGAAGAAAATCGGATAGCAAGTCAAAAATGAGTATCTATTTAGCGGAAGAGCAAAGTGCGCTAAAAGAAACGGTAATTATTGGTTATCAGACCAAAACCAAGGAAACGAGTACAGGATCAAGTGTGGTAATCACCGCCAAGATGATCCAGGATGTACCGGTTGCCAACTTAATGGAATTGATCCAGGGTAAAGTTCCTGGTTTGAACGTGCAGAACAACAATGGATCTCCAGGGATGCGTGGATCTATTAACTTACGTGGTTTATCTAGTATCAATGTTCAGGAATCTGGAGGATCAGCCTTTTTAACACCAACATCACCATTATTTGTAATCGATGGGGTGCCGATTGAGGATACTGAGACTTTTGATTATGGTTTCCAGCAGTCGGGTCCAGGTATTAGTCCACTATCCCTGATTCCAGCGGAAGATGTGGAAAGAATTGAGATCCTTAAGGACGCGCAGGCGACCGCATTATACGGTTCCCGCGGGGCTTATGGGGTGATCCTGATCACTACCAAACGTGGAAATTCAAAAGTACCGATCATCAAATATGTATCCAACTATTTCATGAACACTATTCCTAAATTAAGAGATGTGATCGGTGGTAGAGGAGAACGTGATATGCGTGTCAATCAGATCTTAATGAACGACAGTAGTTACTACCATGCGATGCAAATGATCAATGGAAGTCCTTTTCTGGCAGATAGTTTGAACTCTTTTTACAACAATTCTACAGATTGGCAGTCGTATTTCTTCCGCAGAACTTATAACCAGTCGCACAACGTAGACATCTCCGGTGGTGACAACACGTTCAACTATAAAGTGAACACTGGTTATTACGATGAAAAAGGAATTGTGGAGAACACGGGACTGAGCCGTGTAAGTTTAAATATGAACATGCAGTACCAGCCAAGTCAGAAGTTCCGGATGTTTGCCAGTATTAGTAATGCCCTGGCTAAAAACAGTAAAGGAAGCGGAAACGGCTTGCTGCAAAAAAAGGCAGCTGATGGCGGTTCGCAATCTTCGTTGCTTCCGGCGCCAAGTCAATATACTTCGGTAAATTCTGTACTGGCGAGTAAGCAGACCCAAAATGAGAATAAGACTATTAATATGGTGGCCAATATGGACTTACGTTACGAGTTTCTGAAAAATCTGGCCGCTTCTACTAGCTTTAGTTATACGTATGCTTCCGGAACGGAGGATAATTTTGTACCTGCGGCGATCAATAACAATGCTGGAGAACTATACCTCTACAACGATAAAAAAGTAGCCTTATACAACAGAAATACGCTGGCTTATAACCTTTCAATTGCTGAAAAACACAACATTAATGCAACGGTATTTAATGAGTTAACCTCCACCAAGTTTTCTGCAGATGCAATGATCAACAGAAATACCGTGAATGATTATATTCATGGCCCTACTATGGGTTACAGTTATCCTTTCTCTCCGGGTGGTACACTGGATAATTTCTTTGACCGTCGTTCTGTGGCTTTTGCTGGATCGTTCTCTTATAACTATATGCAGAAATATGTATTGGATTTAAGTTACCGTCTGGATGGAACTTCTACCAACGGACCTGAGTCCGGTTATGCTAAAAATCCTTCTATAGGCGCAAGGTGGAACTTTAGTAAGGAAGATTGGTTATCAAAAATTAGCTGGCTGGATTACGCTTCGCTAAGGGCAAGTTATGGTAGTAACATTGTGCCTACAGGAACCATTTACGATGTGTATGGCCGTTATGTTTCTTCCGGTAATTACAATAACAATCCAACGGTTAGTCTGGATCTGAGAACTGTGCCAAACATTGCATTAGAGCCAAAATCTACTACCACTTATAACCTTGGTTTCGACGCGGGAGTCTTTAACAACAGAGTAAATGTTGTTTTTGATACTTACTGGAAATATGTTGACAATGAGCTGAGAGGAAAAGAATTGGCAACAATGAACTCTTTTGAGAAGATTTCTACTAATGAGATGAGTTTTATGGTTCGCGGTTATGAACTTGCCATTAACTTTAAACCGCTGTCAAACAACAGTAAGTTGAACTGGACGATCGGCATCAACGGGGATTACCGTAAGGAAATCTTAACTGGTTTGCCAGATGGTGTTAGACAATTCATGATAAAAGATGCAAATACTGGTCAGAACATTTTATACCGTTTAGGTAGAAACACCCTTTCTAACGTATTGCTAAATACAAATGGTGTGTATTCGAATACCGCTGATGTGCCTGTAGATCCAATTACTGGATTAAGGTACCGTACCGGAACTGGTGGTAATGTAAAATACTTCCAGGGTGGTGATCCAAGATGGACTGATTTAAATGGAGATTATGTATTGGATGATCGTGACCTGGTATCTGTAGGTACTGCGCAGCCTTCCATGGTTGGAGGTATTAACTCCAGCATGATTTACAAGCAGTTTAGTTTGAATATCAACCTTTCCTATACTTACTTGAGAGATATTTTGAACAATGCTGCGGCCCAGCGTTTTCAGAACTTTGGTTTTCCAACTTCACTGAAATCATTGACGCCTCTGGTAGAATATAACTTCTGGATTAATCCAGGTGATGTAGCCACTTATCCTAATCCTTTTGATTTTACTCGTCAGGCGGTGATTAGACCTTTCCGTTACGACCAGACCCTGTTCCAGGAAGATGGCTCTTACCTGAAAATTAATGACGTGACCTTCGGTTATACCTTCAAAAAAGAGTTGACAAAACGTTTCGGAATTACCGGATTACGCTTGTACCTGACTGGAAGAAACCTATATACGTTTACCAACTACTCAGGTCCGAATCCGGAGAGTGTAGATGCCTTGGGTAGAGATGATTCAGGAGGATATCCAAATAGCCGTTCTTATACCTTCGGTTTAAATGTTCAGTTCTAA
- a CDS encoding RagB/SusD family nutrient uptake outer membrane protein has protein sequence MKNFKYIIIGLCCSVTLFSGCKKFLNVVPIDNLTGNNYWQNKKDVEAYTSGLYQQFRAKVAGENAKAFYLTFDVRNAPIVAAASHLNLLAGGNIRALQGNSEWGKDAAYGYYRMTDWKAFYDIIQAANILVAQVDKIPTATFSENDKKRYRAEAVFMRNLCYLFMVRLYGDVPYYTEAYHTTPLPRMPMVEVLERCIADMEAVKEDLPWTYGDQSIVAIRATRGSALALMMHLNMWAAAFDPGKAEAHYRSTKALGDELLANPGVHELLPLERTKEIFKGRTKEGLFEVLQNSNYGEFFNIRSNLASIMTYYPYRGTVTKTTNDGYYTTKYMESIYPSSAGPDKRLTTWFDQPFSGNNKFQFLKFINVYGGEGVSVRNDDNIIVFRYSDAILLAAEAAAELEDVGEGQRLVNLVRVRAGASLITTTGSDLKDDIYMERCRELMGEGHYYNDLVRTKRIMNIKFNLSKVMSVSDFIQGGWTWPIYEDALKNNPYMKLNEFWK, from the coding sequence ATGAAAAATTTCAAATATATAATAATCGGGCTTTGCTGCAGTGTAACACTGTTTTCAGGCTGTAAGAAATTTCTTAACGTAGTGCCGATCGATAACCTGACCGGAAACAACTACTGGCAAAATAAAAAAGATGTAGAGGCCTATACTTCAGGATTGTATCAGCAGTTCCGTGCTAAGGTGGCGGGAGAGAATGCAAAGGCTTTTTATTTAACATTCGATGTTAGAAATGCGCCAATTGTTGCCGCTGCTTCACACCTGAACCTGCTGGCTGGAGGTAATATCAGGGCCTTGCAGGGCAATTCGGAGTGGGGTAAAGATGCTGCTTATGGCTATTACAGAATGACCGACTGGAAGGCTTTTTATGACATTATTCAGGCAGCTAACATTCTAGTCGCTCAGGTAGATAAAATCCCTACAGCTACTTTCTCTGAGAATGATAAAAAGCGCTACCGTGCAGAAGCTGTTTTCATGAGAAACTTATGTTATTTATTTATGGTGAGACTGTATGGGGATGTACCTTATTATACTGAAGCTTACCATACTACTCCTTTGCCTAGAATGCCGATGGTAGAGGTATTGGAGAGATGTATTGCAGACATGGAAGCGGTAAAGGAAGATTTACCCTGGACTTATGGTGATCAGTCTATTGTAGCGATCAGAGCTACCCGCGGGAGCGCATTGGCACTAATGATGCACCTGAACATGTGGGCTGCCGCTTTTGATCCAGGCAAGGCTGAGGCTCATTATAGGAGTACAAAAGCATTAGGTGATGAGCTGCTGGCTAATCCTGGTGTACATGAATTGCTGCCATTAGAAAGGACTAAAGAAATCTTTAAAGGGCGTACCAAAGAAGGGCTTTTTGAAGTGCTTCAGAACTCTAACTATGGAGAATTCTTTAATATAAGATCCAACCTGGCCAGTATCATGACGTATTATCCATACCGTGGAACGGTGACCAAAACTACCAATGATGGTTATTATACCACCAAATACATGGAAAGTATTTACCCAAGCAGTGCTGGGCCAGACAAGCGTTTAACCACCTGGTTTGACCAGCCTTTCAGCGGGAATAACAAATTTCAATTTTTAAAATTCATCAACGTATATGGTGGAGAAGGAGTTTCTGTAAGAAATGACGATAACATCATCGTGTTCCGATATTCAGATGCCATTCTTTTGGCTGCCGAAGCTGCTGCTGAATTGGAAGATGTTGGAGAAGGACAGCGTTTGGTTAACCTGGTTAGAGTAAGGGCTGGCGCATCGCTAATCACCACTACCGGAAGCGACCTGAAAGATGATATTTATATGGAACGCTGTCGCGAGCTAATGGGAGAAGGACATTATTACAATGACCTGGTACGTACCAAGCGCATCATGAATATTAAATTCAATTTGTCGAAAGTAATGTCGGTGAGTGATTTTATCCAGGGCGGATGGACATGGCCAATTTATGAGGATGCCTTAAAGAATAATCCATATATGAAGTTGAATGAGTTTTGGAAATAA
- a CDS encoding DUF5008 domain-containing protein — translation MISINTKRFVVPLYSLMLMAALTMPSCKKEPVIADPYEGGKQPLGIKFANELAIPETGIQGEEATFKVRGLKPFEGKFQILLNETEAEILKLTDSTVTVKVPLTASTGGITVVADGQTFFGPSFPIEGRLSIDPSFKVISGANGPIFGMIPADNNYLMVGAFSDFDGRAALKPVNGISMMNSQGDFQPLMSARGAENGALFSANRLDGGKLIVAGIMDSYNRRKGINGITRLNSDGSLDSSKVAVINLTPDKPLNGFDTVATFNGGVSGIIRKSFVRNNKITVLGNFEYYLRYFYDRSTRDEKRIDATKMKHIARLKEDGTMDSTFNFNMVTRQGNESLNASISDAFMQDDGKIVAIGEFTTFNGAAANRIARINEDGTQDKTFNVGTGADDVITSITYNRVKRKILITGLFRNFNGKPSNGAIMLNEDGSVDPFFNLGQVTGGIVTFAHQLNSGKIIVSGGFKSYAGVVRQGFMILNQNGTLAPGYNNTGTFQGLISTVIETTSALGNPAVILSGFISKFDNKRVGSVVRVEIK, via the coding sequence ATGATATCAATTAATACAAAAAGATTCGTGGTGCCGCTTTACAGTCTCATGCTGATGGCTGCTTTAACGATGCCTTCCTGCAAGAAAGAACCGGTAATCGCAGATCCTTACGAGGGAGGTAAACAACCACTAGGCATAAAATTCGCAAATGAACTGGCGATTCCGGAAACCGGAATTCAGGGAGAGGAGGCTACATTTAAGGTAAGGGGACTTAAGCCATTTGAAGGGAAATTCCAAATCCTTTTGAATGAGACGGAAGCGGAGATCTTAAAATTAACAGATAGTACCGTTACTGTTAAAGTTCCGCTTACGGCAAGTACAGGAGGAATTACTGTGGTCGCTGATGGACAAACTTTTTTTGGTCCTTCTTTTCCAATAGAAGGCAGATTGAGCATTGATCCTTCGTTTAAAGTGATCAGCGGAGCTAATGGGCCGATATTCGGGATGATCCCTGCAGACAACAACTATCTGATGGTGGGCGCGTTTTCGGATTTTGATGGAAGAGCGGCGTTAAAACCGGTGAATGGTATTTCTATGATGAATAGCCAGGGTGATTTTCAGCCTCTGATGTCTGCTCGCGGTGCCGAAAATGGTGCCTTGTTCTCTGCTAACCGACTGGATGGAGGAAAATTGATCGTTGCAGGAATCATGGACAGTTATAACCGCAGAAAAGGGATCAATGGCATTACCCGCCTGAATAGTGATGGTTCTTTAGATTCCTCAAAAGTGGCGGTGATTAATTTAACGCCTGATAAACCACTAAATGGATTTGATACGGTAGCCACCTTTAATGGAGGAGTGAGTGGAATTATCAGGAAATCATTTGTTAGAAATAACAAGATTACTGTATTGGGGAATTTTGAATATTACCTGCGTTATTTCTATGACAGATCTACTAGAGATGAGAAAAGAATAGACGCCACCAAAATGAAACACATCGCCAGACTGAAAGAAGATGGCACTATGGATTCTACTTTTAATTTTAATATGGTGACCAGACAAGGTAATGAGAGTCTGAATGCTTCGATATCAGATGCCTTTATGCAGGATGATGGTAAAATTGTAGCGATCGGAGAGTTTACTACTTTTAATGGTGCAGCAGCAAACCGCATTGCCAGAATCAATGAAGATGGAACTCAGGACAAGACTTTTAACGTGGGTACCGGAGCAGATGATGTCATCACTTCCATTACCTATAACCGTGTGAAACGAAAAATTCTAATCACTGGATTGTTCAGAAACTTTAATGGAAAGCCCAGCAATGGAGCGATCATGTTGAATGAAGATGGCAGTGTAGATCCATTTTTCAACTTAGGTCAGGTTACCGGTGGCATTGTCACTTTCGCTCATCAGCTGAACAGTGGTAAGATCATTGTTTCTGGGGGCTTTAAAAGCTATGCTGGTGTAGTCAGACAAGGATTTATGATCTTAAATCAAAATGGGACACTTGCACCTGGATACAACAATACGGGTACCTTTCAAGGTTTGATCTCTACGGTAATTGAAACGACTTCTGCCTTGGGCAACCCGGCAGTTATCCTTTCTGGATTTATCAGCAAGTTCGATAATAAAAGGGTTGGTAGTGTAGTCCGTGTCGAAATTAAGTAA
- a CDS encoding LamG-like jellyroll fold domain-containing protein, giving the protein MIGIEKHTATKWRRGCLSLVALIGVLIAGASCNKDFPNTLQKDFKNDTAGVTPKKAKVLYLILDGVRGKALKAIQAPNMTQIYKRSIYAFDALTDYEGMGTTNAGSWANMLTGVTRSKHNVTSEDFVGNKLAQYPSLFSTIKQSNNGKTRTAAYSATSAFANNLTIDATENKIFAGDDVGVKTALIKELENPDATLVLGEFGSAETAGKLSGYSDTNPAYVNTILKLDTYIGEIMAALAKRKSFADENWLVVVASNKGGVLPPDPSVTDKTVYADDARNSFIVFYNPRFATNFIPKPDSDKIPFSGVGPRLAGNVDTKGQAVLGNDAGLYNFGTTGEYTVDIRVKINSTASNYPTILGKRESFTIGKPGWVFFLEGDIWQLNVGRVGAGNVQANGGKIRDGYWHTLTAKFYKDGSTRKAKVFTDGVLKATIDITAWGSLDSPAPLTLGYINDGGGQIDVSYSNLQIFNVPVADEVITANSRRTVLNPGHPNINNLIGYWPLDEGIGTVMFNKSTLGAGKNFNMVGNAVWSSFSDYSPNLDAVISDAFFKIVPNNVDIPFHIYQWLGVPAPSGISLEGKLWKTTFTDLKLPY; this is encoded by the coding sequence ATGATCGGAATAGAAAAACATACGGCAACGAAATGGAGGAGAGGATGCCTTTCTCTTGTGGCATTGATTGGCGTATTAATCGCAGGAGCTTCCTGCAATAAAGATTTTCCAAATACTTTACAGAAAGATTTTAAAAATGATACTGCTGGTGTAACCCCTAAAAAAGCAAAGGTCCTGTACCTCATTTTAGATGGAGTTCGTGGAAAAGCACTTAAGGCGATACAAGCGCCTAACATGACCCAAATTTATAAGCGGTCAATCTACGCGTTCGATGCGCTCACAGATTACGAAGGAATGGGAACCACCAATGCCGGAAGCTGGGCAAATATGCTCACCGGGGTGACCCGTTCTAAACACAATGTGACCAGCGAAGACTTTGTCGGCAATAAACTGGCACAGTATCCAAGCTTGTTCTCTACGATTAAACAAAGTAACAATGGTAAAACGAGAACTGCTGCCTACAGCGCAACATCTGCTTTTGCCAATAACCTAACCATCGATGCGACGGAAAATAAAATTTTTGCCGGTGACGATGTAGGCGTGAAAACGGCCTTGATCAAGGAATTGGAGAACCCGGATGCCACATTGGTATTGGGAGAATTTGGTTCAGCAGAGACTGCGGGTAAATTAAGTGGTTATTCGGACACAAACCCGGCTTATGTAAATACCATCCTAAAGTTAGATACTTATATCGGTGAAATCATGGCCGCTCTGGCTAAAAGAAAGAGCTTTGCAGATGAAAATTGGTTGGTGGTGGTCGCTTCGAATAAAGGTGGGGTATTGCCTCCGGATCCGTCAGTCACAGATAAAACAGTGTATGCAGATGATGCCCGCAATAGTTTTATCGTTTTCTACAACCCAAGATTTGCAACGAACTTTATCCCTAAGCCGGATTCAGATAAAATTCCTTTTTCAGGAGTAGGTCCACGTCTGGCAGGAAATGTCGATACCAAAGGACAAGCAGTTCTAGGTAACGATGCTGGCTTGTATAACTTCGGTACAACAGGTGAATATACCGTTGACATCAGGGTGAAAATTAACAGTACAGCCAGTAATTATCCAACTATTTTAGGGAAACGTGAAAGCTTTACCATTGGTAAACCAGGCTGGGTGTTTTTCTTGGAAGGTGACATTTGGCAGTTAAATGTTGGACGTGTTGGTGCAGGAAATGTTCAGGCAAATGGTGGGAAAATCCGCGATGGCTACTGGCATACTTTAACAGCGAAGTTTTATAAGGATGGATCCACCCGTAAAGCAAAAGTATTTACCGATGGGGTATTAAAAGCAACCATTGATATTACTGCATGGGGAAGTCTAGATTCACCAGCACCATTAACTCTAGGTTATATAAATGATGGTGGTGGACAAATCGATGTCTCTTACAGTAATTTACAAATCTTTAATGTACCTGTTGCTGATGAAGTGATTACGGCAAATTCACGTCGCACAGTTTTAAATCCAGGTCACCCTAATATCAATAACCTGATTGGTTACTGGCCATTAGATGAAGGAATAGGAACGGTAATGTTCAATAAATCAACACTAGGTGCGGGCAAGAACTTCAATATGGTAGGCAATGCCGTATGGTCTTCTTTTAGTGATTATAGTCCGAATCTGGATGCGGTTATTTCTGATGCATTTTTTAAGATCGTTCCAAATAACGTAGACATTCCTTTCCACATTTATCAATGGTTAGGTGTTCCTGCACCATCAGGTATTTCCCTGGAAGGAAAACTATGGAAAACAACTTTTACTGACCTTAAGCTGCCTTATTAA
- a CDS encoding M60 family metallopeptidase, which produces MKSFNFLFKISCFILIMGLASCKKYGYSFEDGTDKPNDNPLTNIQVDTAMSRVDRSLYPRARVFPGLMEPQEIRLKDQKLMMNFNYVDVQPRMLRMNITPDPQFSTGFWAPAGELIKIVLPAGIEGLSVQVGVHTDNLSAISPLRRDPLITTRKQLFPGVNYIRNLYGGTVYINASVAITAPVEVTFSGVVKAPDFILGETNDADFAKAVVESSVPWLELRSKNVIFSLPRDLFLRYPLMNATALMREWDVIIDKDYYEWMGLSATTTDMTQRSPDLPWRVILDIQPSVGYAHSNYPVVAQLDDNWFTEFTTLAELKNGGNWGFFHEIGHNCQQPGMWSWEGLGETSNNLFVFKGANRNGTIARHPALLEQFPKSLAWAAVSSTPNLAKNFNDNADAFFKILPFVQIFEKLGYNAMTYLYKAARTADRYSMNDQDRQDFVYEKFSEYAKLDLQTFFDSYNIRLSSLSRKKISGLYPALTTQIWTYNPITKTGGTAAIVPTYTASSSQSNEGSVAAMFDGSTATYWHSQYSPTPDATTKKPFTINMDMKKLVSAKGMSFTPRINSGAERPKTTEVYTSPDNVNFTLVGTVVIANAATPTTMTFTDPQKARFYRVVIKDMWSTGDYASLSEISFIN; this is translated from the coding sequence ATGAAAAGCTTTAATTTTTTATTCAAAATCAGCTGTTTTATTTTAATCATGGGCTTGGCCTCTTGTAAAAAATATGGATACAGTTTTGAGGATGGAACGGATAAACCAAATGATAATCCGCTAACAAATATACAGGTCGATACGGCGATGTCCAGAGTAGATCGAAGCTTGTATCCCAGGGCACGTGTTTTTCCAGGCTTAATGGAGCCGCAGGAGATTCGTCTGAAAGACCAGAAGTTGATGATGAATTTCAACTATGTGGATGTACAGCCTAGAATGCTAAGGATGAACATCACTCCAGATCCGCAGTTCAGTACAGGCTTTTGGGCTCCTGCGGGCGAGCTGATCAAAATTGTATTGCCAGCAGGTATAGAAGGACTAAGTGTTCAGGTAGGTGTGCATACAGATAATTTGTCGGCCATCTCGCCATTGCGAAGAGATCCTTTAATTACCACCAGAAAGCAGTTGTTTCCTGGAGTAAATTATATCCGTAACCTTTATGGCGGAACGGTTTATATCAATGCTTCGGTAGCCATTACAGCACCGGTAGAGGTAACCTTCTCAGGTGTAGTAAAGGCACCTGATTTTATATTGGGCGAAACTAATGATGCAGATTTTGCAAAGGCAGTGGTGGAATCTTCTGTACCATGGTTAGAGCTTAGAAGTAAAAATGTGATCTTCAGTTTACCAAGAGATTTGTTTCTCCGCTACCCACTAATGAACGCAACAGCTTTGATGAGAGAATGGGATGTCATTATTGACAAAGATTATTATGAGTGGATGGGTTTATCAGCAACAACCACTGATATGACACAAAGAAGTCCGGATCTGCCTTGGCGCGTGATTTTAGATATACAGCCTTCCGTAGGTTATGCGCATTCAAACTATCCTGTAGTGGCACAGCTGGACGACAACTGGTTTACTGAGTTTACTACTTTGGCCGAGTTAAAAAATGGGGGTAACTGGGGTTTCTTCCATGAGATCGGACACAATTGTCAGCAGCCAGGAATGTGGAGCTGGGAAGGTTTAGGAGAAACCAGTAACAATCTTTTTGTATTTAAAGGTGCAAACAGAAATGGTACCATAGCCAGACACCCTGCATTATTGGAGCAGTTCCCTAAATCTCTGGCCTGGGCTGCAGTAAGCTCTACACCAAATCTAGCGAAAAACTTCAATGACAACGCCGATGCTTTCTTTAAGATTCTTCCATTTGTACAGATTTTTGAGAAACTAGGTTATAATGCCATGACTTATTTATACAAGGCAGCAAGAACAGCAGATCGCTATTCTATGAATGATCAGGATCGTCAGGACTTTGTGTACGAAAAGTTCTCTGAGTATGCGAAGCTGGATTTACAGACTTTCTTTGATTCGTATAACATCAGACTGAGTTCATTGTCAAGAAAAAAAATCTCTGGCCTTTACCCTGCCTTAACCACACAAATCTGGACTTATAACCCGATTACGAAAACCGGTGGTACGGCTGCGATTGTGCCTACCTATACGGCTAGTTCTTCACAAAGCAATGAAGGTTCTGTGGCTGCGATGTTTGATGGGAGTACCGCTACGTATTGGCATTCGCAATATAGCCCAACCCCTGACGCAACCACTAAAAAGCCATTCACCATTAACATGGATATGAAAAAGCTGGTTTCAGCAAAAGGGATGTCTTTCACACCAAGAATAAACTCTGGGGCTGAAAGACCAAAAACAACAGAGGTTTATACGAGTCCGGACAATGTGAACTTTACTCTAGTGGGTACAGTGGTGATTGCAAATGCGGCTACGCCTACTACGATGACTTTTACGGATCCTCAGAAGGCAAGGTTCTATCGCGTGGTGATTAAAGATATGTGGTCTACAGGTGATTATGCCTCCCTTTCGGAAATCTCCTTTATTAATTAA